One window of Oscillibacter hominis genomic DNA carries:
- a CDS encoding D-alanine--D-alanine ligase family protein encodes MKIVVLAGGLSPERNVSLSSGIMICQALRSRGHQAAFVDLFFGTEGCSGALEELFSAPLPEDLRRVSRRAPDLQEIKKSRKCGGESMFGEGVLELCAMADAVFLALHGSCGEDGRVQAALDLLGIPYTGSGYLGSAIAMDKDLTKRLVAPKGVLTPDWKTVSYGAEDIDGLVGSTELPCVVKPIDSGSSIGVYIARTEQELRGALESGLALGGRSVIEQYISGRELQVAVLEGKALPSIEIVPKVGFYDYENKYQPGAAEEICPAPVSAEVEEQLGRAALEVYNTLGLSVYSRADFILSPDGRVYFLEINTLPGMTPTSLVPQEAAAVGIDYPTLCERILLASLEARRQGK; translated from the coding sequence ATGAAAATCGTTGTTTTGGCCGGAGGCCTCAGCCCGGAGCGCAATGTGTCGCTCTCCAGCGGCATCATGATCTGCCAGGCGCTGCGCAGCCGCGGACATCAGGCCGCGTTTGTGGATCTCTTTTTTGGGACAGAGGGCTGCAGCGGAGCGCTGGAGGAGCTCTTTTCCGCCCCGCTGCCGGAGGATTTGCGCCGCGTGTCCCGCCGGGCCCCGGATTTGCAGGAGATTAAAAAGAGCCGCAAGTGCGGCGGGGAGAGCATGTTCGGCGAGGGCGTGCTGGAGCTGTGCGCCATGGCCGACGCCGTGTTTTTGGCCCTCCACGGCTCCTGCGGCGAGGACGGCAGGGTTCAGGCGGCGCTTGACCTTTTGGGCATCCCCTACACCGGCTCCGGTTACTTGGGCAGCGCCATTGCCATGGATAAGGACCTGACCAAGCGCCTGGTGGCGCCCAAAGGCGTTCTGACCCCGGATTGGAAGACCGTCAGCTATGGGGCGGAGGACATCGACGGCCTGGTGGGGTCCACGGAGCTGCCCTGCGTGGTAAAGCCCATCGACAGCGGTTCCTCCATCGGCGTATACATCGCCAGGACGGAGCAGGAGCTGCGCGGTGCGCTGGAGTCGGGCCTTGCGCTGGGCGGGCGCAGCGTGATCGAGCAGTACATATCCGGAAGGGAACTTCAGGTCGCAGTTCTGGAGGGGAAAGCGCTTCCCTCCATTGAGATTGTGCCCAAGGTGGGCTTTTATGACTATGAGAACAAGTACCAGCCCGGCGCGGCGGAGGAAATCTGTCCCGCTCCCGTCAGCGCGGAGGTGGAGGAGCAGCTGGGCAGGGCGGCTCTGGAGGTCTATAACACCCTGGGCCTGAGTGTTTATTCCCGGGCGGATTTCATCCTGAGCCCGGACGGCCGCGTATATTTTCTGGAAATCAACACGCTGCCCGGCATGACGCCCACCAGCTTGGTGCCCCAGGAGGCCGCTGCGGTGGGGATCGACTATCCCACGCTGTGCGAGCGGATCCTGCTGGCCTCGCTGGAGGCCCGGCGCCAGGGAAAATAA
- a CDS encoding UDP-N-acetylmuramoyl-tripeptide--D-alanyl-D-alanine ligase produces the protein MEEISIQQILEAVKGKRLNQAGDGTVLSVCTDSRKITPGCLFVPLKGERFDGHDYIERALERGASGTLCAQPPREIREDRFYIQVEDTRLALKDLASWYRGQFDIPVVQVTGSVGKTTTKEMVAATLSARYKVLKTPENFNNDIGTPLTLLSLERSHQAAVIETGMNHFGEIRYLGEMVRPDIAVISNIGDAHIEFLGSRQGILQAKCEIFDNLKQDGTAVLDGDDALLGTLELPFETLRCGKSERCNVRVSEILDNGVNGLICRVETGRDAYVLEIPAPGEHMVYSASMAVAIGEKLGLNREEIIRGVASYEPTGSRMRPVHLSGERTILDDCYNANPQSVAAALEILAKTGSGRKIAVLGDMGELGDLTDQAHYNMGALAAMLGIDQVFAIGQKAQKIADGVASSGGEVLYFPVKEAALPELERQFTEESTMLVKASHAMHFGDIVKQLANAFGTAQ, from the coding sequence GTGGAGGAGATTTCCATACAGCAGATTCTGGAGGCCGTGAAGGGAAAGCGCCTGAACCAGGCAGGGGACGGAACCGTCTTGTCCGTCTGCACCGACAGCCGGAAAATCACCCCCGGCTGTCTCTTCGTGCCCCTGAAGGGGGAGCGCTTTGACGGCCACGACTATATCGAACGGGCGCTGGAGCGTGGCGCGTCCGGCACACTCTGCGCCCAGCCGCCCAGGGAGATCCGGGAGGACCGCTTTTACATTCAGGTGGAGGACACCCGCCTGGCGCTGAAGGACCTGGCCTCCTGGTACCGCGGGCAGTTCGACATCCCCGTGGTCCAAGTCACCGGCAGCGTGGGGAAGACCACCACCAAGGAGATGGTGGCCGCCACTCTTTCCGCCCGGTACAAGGTGCTGAAGACGCCGGAGAACTTCAACAACGACATCGGCACACCCCTGACCCTGCTCAGCCTGGAGCGGAGCCATCAGGCGGCGGTAATCGAAACCGGGATGAACCATTTCGGAGAGATCCGATACTTAGGGGAGATGGTGCGGCCGGACATTGCCGTCATCTCCAACATTGGAGACGCCCACATCGAATTCTTAGGCAGCCGCCAGGGGATTTTGCAGGCCAAATGCGAGATTTTCGATAACCTGAAGCAGGACGGCACCGCCGTCCTGGACGGCGACGACGCGCTGCTTGGCACGCTGGAGCTGCCTTTTGAGACGCTGCGCTGCGGCAAGTCGGAGCGGTGCAACGTGCGGGTGTCGGAGATTCTTGACAACGGCGTCAACGGCCTGATCTGCCGGGTGGAGACCGGACGGGACGCCTATGTCCTGGAGATTCCGGCCCCTGGCGAGCACATGGTCTATTCCGCCTCCATGGCGGTGGCCATCGGTGAAAAATTAGGGCTCAACCGGGAGGAGATCATCCGCGGCGTAGCCTCTTACGAGCCCACCGGCTCCCGGATGCGGCCCGTCCATCTCAGCGGGGAGCGTACAATTTTAGACGACTGCTATAACGCCAACCCCCAGTCTGTGGCCGCGGCACTGGAGATTCTGGCCAAGACCGGCAGCGGGCGGAAGATCGCCGTCCTGGGGGACATGGGCGAGTTGGGTGACCTGACGGATCAGGCCCACTACAACATGGGCGCGCTGGCGGCCATGCTCGGCATCGACCAGGTGTTTGCCATCGGGCAAAAGGCCCAGAAGATCGCCGACGGCGTGGCCTCCTCCGGCGGTGAGGTGCTGTATTTCCCTGTCAAGGAAGCGGCCTTGCCGGAGCTGGAGCGCCAGTTCACTGAGGAGAGTACCATGCTGGTGAAGGCATCCCACGCCATGCATTTTGGAGACATTGTGAAGCAGCTGGCCAACGCCTTTGGCACTGCGCAATAA
- a CDS encoding ABC-F family ATP-binding cassette domain-containing protein, which translates to MIEIQAEGLVKSFDLEKKILDGLTFQIDQGERVGLLGKNGAGKTTLFKILTGEMDYDAGSVTIGQGRRMGLISQIPVYPEGFTVEDVLRTAFSRLQALAEEMEQLTARMAAGESGSEVLRRYGQLSERFEAFGGYDTDVAVNKVANGLSITRDMRSQLFESLSGGEKTRVNLGRLILEDTDILLLDEPTNHLDLHATEWLEDYISQFHGTVVAISHDRYFLDRVVKRVIEIENGKAEFYSGNYSFYAIEKERRYQERMRQYQKEQAKIEQLQEAADKLHLWAFMGNDALHKRAFSMEKRIERMRTTDKPTKVRKMDARFASTEFFGDEVLELKNVCKSFGEKTLFSNLNLKVEGGERIALIGDNGTGKSTLIKLIMGELYPDDGRIKTGPSVRAAYLPQIIHFENPQRNLVDTMLYAKKNITPQSARNRLAAYDFRGEDVFKSVSVLSGGEQSRLRLCMLMDEEINFLILDEPTNHLDIASREWIEEAVEAFDGTLLFVSHDRYFINRFATRIWELEGGTIRDYPMGFARYRSAKAEEQKTAPRHETPRPEEKAERPVRGNKAQAAARKQLVICEREIARSEEAIAALDREMEAAACDYEALGELLGKKEEAQAELEALYEKWEALSEEAQA; encoded by the coding sequence ATGATTGAGATCCAGGCAGAGGGGCTGGTCAAGTCCTTTGATTTGGAAAAAAAGATATTGGACGGCCTGACTTTTCAGATCGACCAGGGGGAGCGTGTGGGCCTGCTTGGCAAAAACGGCGCCGGCAAGACCACACTCTTTAAAATCCTCACCGGGGAGATGGACTACGACGCGGGCAGCGTGACCATTGGCCAGGGCCGGCGGATGGGCCTCATCTCCCAGATTCCCGTGTATCCCGAGGGCTTTACGGTGGAGGATGTGCTGCGCACTGCCTTTTCCCGGCTGCAGGCCCTGGCGGAGGAGATGGAGCAGCTCACCGCCCGCATGGCGGCCGGGGAGAGCGGCAGCGAGGTGCTGCGCCGCTACGGCCAGCTGTCCGAGCGGTTTGAGGCTTTCGGCGGCTACGATACGGACGTGGCGGTGAACAAGGTGGCAAATGGCCTCTCCATCACCCGGGACATGCGCTCCCAGCTCTTTGAAAGCCTTTCCGGCGGAGAGAAGACCCGGGTGAACCTGGGCCGGCTGATTCTGGAGGACACGGACATCCTGCTTTTGGATGAGCCCACCAACCACTTAGACCTCCACGCCACCGAATGGCTGGAGGACTACATCTCCCAGTTCCATGGCACGGTGGTGGCCATTTCCCATGACCGCTACTTCCTGGACCGGGTGGTGAAGCGGGTCATTGAAATTGAAAACGGCAAGGCTGAGTTCTACAGCGGCAACTACAGCTTCTATGCCATCGAGAAGGAGCGCCGATATCAGGAGCGCATGCGCCAGTACCAGAAGGAGCAGGCCAAGATCGAACAGCTCCAGGAGGCTGCGGACAAGCTGCACCTCTGGGCCTTCATGGGCAACGACGCGCTGCACAAGCGGGCCTTTTCCATGGAAAAGCGCATCGAGCGGATGCGCACCACCGACAAGCCCACCAAGGTTAGGAAGATGGACGCCCGGTTTGCCAGCACGGAATTTTTCGGCGACGAGGTGCTGGAGCTGAAAAATGTATGCAAATCCTTTGGGGAAAAGACCCTTTTCTCCAATTTGAACCTGAAGGTGGAGGGGGGCGAGCGCATCGCCCTCATCGGCGACAACGGCACCGGCAAGTCCACCCTCATCAAGCTGATCATGGGGGAGCTGTACCCGGACGACGGCCGCATCAAGACCGGCCCCTCGGTCCGTGCGGCCTACCTGCCCCAGATCATCCACTTTGAAAACCCCCAGCGCAACCTGGTGGACACCATGCTCTATGCCAAGAAGAACATCACGCCCCAGTCCGCCCGGAACCGCCTGGCGGCCTATGACTTCCGGGGCGAGGATGTGTTTAAGAGCGTCTCCGTGCTCTCCGGCGGGGAGCAGAGCCGGCTGCGGCTGTGCATGCTGATGGACGAGGAGATCAACTTCCTCATCCTGGACGAGCCCACCAACCATCTGGACATTGCGTCCCGGGAGTGGATCGAGGAGGCGGTGGAGGCCTTTGACGGCACGCTGCTGTTTGTCAGCCACGACCGGTATTTCATCAACCGCTTTGCCACCCGCATCTGGGAGCTGGAGGGCGGGACCATCCGGGATTATCCCATGGGCTTTGCCCGCTACCGCTCGGCAAAGGCCGAGGAGCAGAAGACCGCGCCCCGCCATGAGACACCCCGTCCGGAGGAGAAGGCGGAGCGCCCCGTCCGCGGCAACAAGGCCCAGGCGGCGGCCCGCAAGCAGCTGGTAATCTGCGAGCGGGAGATTGCCAGGTCGGAGGAGGCCATCGCCGCGCTGGACCGGGAGATGGAGGCGGCGGCCTGCGACTATGAGGCGCTGGGCGAGCTGCTGGGCAAAAAAGAGGAGGCCCAGGCTGAGCTGGAGGCCCTCTATGAAAAATGGGAGGCCCTCAGCGAGGAGGCCCAGGCATGA
- a CDS encoding YdcF family protein, producing the protein MKGRWCAALMCALAGALLTVVRVWGMRFSGWLLLGAAAVIALSALIDARAEKGQPWRWLRRAFYGALSMLLVLLTSIEVYVVSKGREDFTALPSEAVIVLGAGVNGREPSLALKSRLDAALAYLEEHPDIPVVLTGGKGYGEEITEARCMYDYLTGHGVEGERLILEEQALNTAENFACSRALLSERGVDVENGLVAVVTNDFHVARSKLIAQRQGVRMLGVPAPLPWKHLSVNYYLRESFAMVKTFLFD; encoded by the coding sequence ATGAAGGGCCGCTGGTGCGCCGCGCTGATGTGCGCCCTTGCCGGCGCCCTTTTGACGGTGGTCCGGGTGTGGGGCATGCGCTTTTCCGGATGGTTGCTGCTGGGGGCCGCCGCCGTCATTGCTCTCTCGGCCCTGATTGACGCCCGGGCGGAAAAAGGGCAGCCCTGGCGGTGGCTGCGCCGTGCCTTTTACGGCGCGCTTTCGATGCTGCTTGTGCTGCTCACCTCCATTGAGGTGTATGTGGTGTCAAAGGGCCGGGAAGACTTTACCGCCCTGCCCTCGGAGGCGGTGATCGTCCTGGGGGCGGGGGTCAACGGCCGGGAGCCGTCCCTTGCCTTAAAAAGCCGCCTGGATGCGGCCCTTGCTTATCTGGAGGAGCATCCGGACATTCCTGTGGTGCTCACCGGGGGAAAGGGCTACGGCGAGGAGATCACCGAGGCCCGGTGCATGTACGATTACCTGACCGGGCATGGCGTGGAGGGGGAGCGGCTGATCCTGGAGGAGCAGGCGCTGAACACGGCGGAGAATTTCGCCTGCTCCCGGGCGCTTTTGAGTGAGCGCGGCGTGGACGTGGAAAACGGCCTGGTGGCTGTGGTCACCAACGACTTTCACGTGGCCCGCTCCAAGCTGATCGCCCAACGGCAGGGCGTGCGCATGTTGGGCGTTCCGGCGCCCCTACCCTGGAAGCACCTGAGTGTCAACTACTATCTGCGGGAGTCCTTTGCCATGGTGAAGACATTCCTGTTTGACTGA
- a CDS encoding flavodoxin family protein: protein MSDVLCIYYSRTGRTKQAMEEIASEVGGELVRLRDGVERGGFRGYLRCGLDAVRRQCEPLKRYETDKPLSEYRLVIVGTPIWAGRCSAPIRSFLKEQGLYLNKVAYVVTRSSESKFQEVYRQMDSYTAAPHLLAVSLRCNSVGHHFWQEQFIKDVRKYLGK, encoded by the coding sequence ATGAGCGACGTTTTGTGCATCTACTATTCCCGGACGGGGAGAACCAAACAGGCCATGGAGGAAATCGCGTCGGAGGTGGGCGGCGAGCTGGTGCGGCTGCGGGACGGCGTGGAGCGGGGCGGCTTTCGTGGCTACCTCCGCTGCGGCCTGGACGCTGTGCGCCGCCAGTGCGAGCCCCTCAAGCGCTACGAGACGGACAAGCCCCTTTCGGAGTACCGCCTGGTCATCGTCGGCACCCCGATCTGGGCCGGCCGGTGCAGCGCGCCCATACGTTCATTTTTGAAGGAACAGGGGCTGTACCTCAACAAGGTGGCCTATGTGGTGACCCGCTCCAGCGAATCCAAATTTCAGGAGGTCTACCGCCAGATGGACAGCTATACCGCCGCGCCCCACCTGCTGGCCGTATCCCTGCGGTGCAATTCCGTGGGGCACCATTTCTGGCAGGAGCAGTTCATCAAGGATGTGCGCAAGTATTTGGGGAAGTAA
- the prfA gene encoding peptide chain release factor 1 — protein MLEKLKGIEARYEDLERQLTDPEVYSDAALLKKVNRELKELSAVVEAYRAYCAAAADCEEARELLGDPEMKEMAQEELGRSKAEMERLTEQLRCLLLPKDPNDSKNVIMEIRGGVGGEEGALFAASLLRMYTMYAESKGWTVDIVNMNDTELGGVKECSLMVEGEGAYSRLKFESGVHRVQRVPETESGGRIHTSAATVAVLPEAEEVEFEINPADLQIDTYRASGAGGQHVNKTESAIRITHLPTGVVVECQDERSQYKNKDKAMKVLRSRLYEAERQKQEAAVAAERRSQVGSGDRSERIRTYNFPQGRVTDHRIGLTLYKIEAIMNGALDELIDALVTADQAEKLQRSEE, from the coding sequence GTGCTGGAAAAACTGAAGGGGATCGAGGCGCGTTATGAAGACCTGGAGCGCCAGCTGACGGACCCGGAGGTCTACTCGGACGCCGCGCTGCTGAAAAAAGTCAACCGGGAACTCAAGGAGCTCTCAGCGGTGGTGGAGGCCTACCGGGCCTACTGCGCCGCAGCGGCCGACTGCGAGGAGGCCAGGGAGCTCTTGGGCGACCCGGAGATGAAGGAGATGGCCCAGGAGGAGCTTGGCCGATCCAAGGCTGAGATGGAGCGTCTGACGGAGCAGCTGCGCTGTCTGCTGCTGCCCAAGGACCCCAATGACAGTAAGAACGTCATCATGGAGATCCGCGGGGGCGTCGGCGGGGAAGAGGGCGCGCTGTTCGCCGCGTCCCTACTCCGGATGTACACCATGTACGCAGAGTCCAAGGGCTGGACAGTGGACATCGTCAATATGAACGACACAGAGCTGGGGGGCGTCAAAGAGTGCAGCCTGATGGTGGAGGGCGAGGGCGCCTACTCCCGGCTGAAATTTGAATCCGGCGTGCACCGGGTGCAGCGGGTGCCGGAGACGGAGTCCGGCGGCCGCATCCACACCAGCGCCGCTACGGTGGCGGTTCTGCCGGAGGCGGAAGAAGTGGAGTTTGAGATCAACCCCGCCGATCTGCAGATCGACACCTACCGGGCCTCCGGCGCTGGAGGCCAGCACGTCAACAAGACGGAGTCGGCCATCCGCATCACCCATCTGCCCACCGGCGTGGTGGTGGAGTGCCAGGACGAGCGGAGCCAGTACAAAAATAAGGACAAGGCCATGAAGGTGCTGCGTTCACGCCTTTATGAGGCGGAGCGGCAGAAGCAGGAGGCCGCCGTGGCGGCGGAGCGCCGCAGCCAGGTGGGCAGCGGCGACCGCTCCGAGCGGATCCGTACCTATAACTTCCCCCAGGGCCGCGTCACGGATCACCGCATCGGCCTGACGCTCTATAAGATCGAGGCCATCATGAACGGCGCGCTGGACGAGCTGATCGACGCGCTGGTGACGGCGGATCAGGCGGAAAAGCTTCAGCGGAGCGAGGAATGA
- a CDS encoding L-threonylcarbamoyladenylate synthase, translating into METRKFDLTDIHRPQREIEEKIDAAARILTEGGLLAIPTETVYGLGANGLDGAAVRRIFEAKGRPQDNPLILHVPSSQWLPRFCEDVPPLAYVLAARFWPGPLTMILRRKSVVPDETTAGLDTVGVRCPNHLVTQAIIKAAGVPVAAPSANLSGRPSCTCAEDVLEDMDGKIDGIVDGGPCQVGVESTILDLTCMPPRLLRPGGLPLEELEAVVGEIVVDKAVTGALPEGEKPKAPGMKYRHYAPKAPVTVVVGSPEKSAQVIEKHMSPTSGIICFDEYASLFAGRELQTLGSYTDKSAQAQRVFDALRAFDATSVTEIYAQCPDSRGLGLAVGNRLKKAAGFHIIDADARKIVIGITGGTGSGKSSALRALEALGGRVLDCDEVYHEMLKSCPPLRRALFEEFGNIFDSSGALDRQKLGTLVFGDSVKMDRLNKIVFRFLLPEIQVRMEEEPEALYGLDAINLIESGLGKVCDRTVAITAPAEIRVRRIMERDNIPEEYARLRVTAQKPDSFYRDNCSCVLENTASSAKEFEDSALMFLTKLIESIKEEKSDV; encoded by the coding sequence ATGGAAACCAGAAAATTTGATTTAACGGATATTCACCGCCCCCAGCGGGAGATTGAGGAGAAGATCGACGCTGCGGCCCGGATTCTCACCGAGGGAGGGCTTCTGGCCATCCCCACGGAGACGGTGTACGGGCTGGGCGCCAACGGGCTGGACGGCGCCGCGGTGCGCCGAATCTTTGAGGCTAAGGGGCGGCCCCAGGACAACCCCCTCATCCTGCACGTCCCCTCCTCCCAGTGGCTGCCCCGGTTTTGTGAGGACGTGCCGCCCCTGGCCTATGTGCTGGCTGCCCGGTTCTGGCCGGGCCCGCTGACCATGATCCTGCGCCGTAAGAGCGTGGTGCCGGACGAGACCACCGCCGGGCTGGACACGGTCGGCGTGCGCTGCCCCAACCACCTGGTGACCCAGGCCATCATCAAGGCCGCCGGCGTGCCGGTGGCCGCGCCCAGTGCAAACCTCTCCGGCCGGCCCAGCTGCACCTGCGCTGAGGATGTGTTGGAGGATATGGACGGCAAGATCGACGGCATTGTGGACGGCGGCCCCTGCCAGGTGGGTGTGGAGTCCACCATTTTGGACCTGACGTGCATGCCGCCCAGGCTGCTGCGGCCCGGTGGGCTCCCCCTGGAGGAACTGGAGGCCGTGGTGGGCGAGATCGTGGTGGACAAGGCCGTCACCGGTGCGCTGCCGGAGGGGGAAAAGCCCAAGGCCCCTGGCATGAAATACCGCCACTACGCGCCCAAGGCGCCTGTGACCGTAGTGGTGGGCAGCCCGGAAAAATCAGCCCAGGTGATTGAAAAACACATGAGCCCCACCTCCGGCATCATCTGCTTTGACGAATATGCCAGCCTGTTCGCGGGCCGAGAGCTGCAGACGCTGGGCTCTTACACGGATAAAAGCGCCCAGGCCCAGCGGGTCTTTGACGCACTGCGCGCCTTTGATGCCACCTCCGTCACGGAGATTTACGCCCAGTGCCCCGACAGCCGCGGATTGGGGCTGGCGGTGGGGAACCGGCTGAAAAAGGCTGCCGGGTTCCACATCATCGACGCGGATGCACGCAAGATCGTCATCGGCATCACCGGCGGCACCGGTTCGGGGAAGAGCAGCGCCCTGCGGGCTCTTGAGGCCTTGGGCGGCCGGGTGCTGGACTGCGACGAGGTGTACCACGAGATGCTCAAAAGCTGTCCGCCGCTGCGCAGGGCGCTCTTTGAGGAGTTCGGCAACATATTTGACAGCTCCGGTGCATTGGATCGTCAGAAATTGGGTACATTGGTCTTTGGCGACAGCGTCAAAATGGACCGGCTGAATAAAATCGTCTTCCGCTTCCTGCTGCCTGAAATCCAGGTGCGGATGGAGGAAGAGCCGGAAGCCCTCTACGGACTGGATGCCATCAACCTCATCGAAAGCGGCTTGGGGAAGGTATGCGACCGGACCGTGGCCATCACCGCGCCCGCCGAAATCCGGGTGCGCCGGATCATGGAGCGGGACAACATCCCCGAGGAGTATGCCCGGCTGCGGGTGACAGCCCAGAAACCGGACAGCTTTTACCGGGACAACTGCAGCTGCGTCCTGGAGAACACAGCTTCCTCGGCAAAGGAATTCGAGGACTCGGCACTGATGTTTTTGACAAAACTCATTGAATCAATCAAGGAGGAAAAATCGGATGTCTGA
- a CDS encoding aminopeptidase, translating to MSDQYKERKEKLFTQKKNGYDRMDPAQQEAMERYCEDYKAFLDAGKTERECAAFAVSLAEKAGYKPLVRGAELKAGDKVYRCNRDKSVLLAHIGTRPLSEGVQIAAAHIDSPRLDLKPTPLYEDGEMAYFKTHYYGGIRKYQWVTIPLELHGVVALKDGSTVTVTIGAEEGEPRLVITDLLPHLGAEQNKKPLGEAIPGETLNLLLGSRPVGGGEGSDRVKLQVMELLYEKYGITEDDLNSAELEAVPTFRATDIGLDRSLIGAYGHDDRVCAYAALKALLDLEDAPAKTAVCILADKEEVGSDGVTGMKSAAFDTFMEDLCEAQGVPCRACYENAFCLSADVTAAFDPNFSEVFEKRNSAQVNYGIGLCKYTGARGKSGASDASAETVAYVRGVLDRAGVVWQIAELGKVDLGGGGTVAMYMANRNITTLDAGVPVLSMHAPFETVSKLDCYMTYRGIQAIYQAE from the coding sequence ATGTCTGATCAGTATAAAGAGCGGAAGGAAAAACTGTTTACCCAAAAGAAAAACGGCTACGACCGGATGGACCCCGCCCAGCAGGAGGCCATGGAGCGTTACTGCGAGGACTACAAGGCTTTTTTGGATGCGGGTAAGACTGAGCGGGAGTGCGCCGCCTTTGCGGTATCTCTGGCGGAGAAGGCGGGCTACAAGCCCTTGGTCCGGGGCGCGGAGCTGAAGGCCGGGGACAAGGTCTACCGCTGCAACAGGGACAAGTCGGTGCTGCTGGCCCACATCGGCACCCGCCCGCTGAGCGAGGGGGTGCAGATTGCCGCCGCCCATATCGACTCGCCCCGGCTGGACCTCAAGCCCACGCCTCTTTATGAGGACGGCGAAATGGCCTATTTCAAGACCCATTACTACGGAGGCATCCGGAAGTACCAGTGGGTCACCATCCCCCTGGAACTCCACGGCGTGGTGGCCCTGAAAGACGGCTCCACCGTGACGGTCACCATCGGCGCGGAGGAGGGGGAACCCAGGCTGGTCATCACAGACCTTCTGCCCCATCTGGGAGCGGAACAGAACAAAAAGCCGCTGGGGGAGGCCATCCCCGGTGAAACGCTGAACCTGCTGCTGGGCAGCCGTCCGGTGGGCGGCGGAGAAGGCAGCGACCGGGTCAAGCTCCAGGTGATGGAGCTCCTCTACGAGAAGTACGGCATCACGGAGGATGATCTCAACTCCGCTGAACTGGAGGCCGTCCCCACATTCCGGGCAACCGACATTGGCCTGGACCGCAGCCTCATCGGCGCGTATGGCCACGATGACCGGGTCTGTGCCTACGCCGCGCTGAAGGCGCTGCTGGATCTGGAAGACGCTCCGGCCAAGACGGCGGTGTGCATTTTGGCAGATAAGGAGGAGGTCGGCTCCGACGGCGTCACGGGCATGAAGTCCGCTGCCTTTGACACCTTTATGGAGGACCTCTGCGAGGCCCAGGGCGTGCCCTGCCGGGCCTGCTATGAAAACGCCTTTTGCCTGAGCGCGGATGTGACAGCTGCCTTTGACCCCAATTTTTCCGAGGTCTTTGAAAAGCGCAACTCCGCTCAAGTCAACTATGGCATAGGCCTTTGCAAGTACACCGGCGCCCGGGGCAAGTCCGGCGCATCCGACGCCAGCGCCGAGACTGTGGCCTATGTCCGCGGCGTTCTGGACCGCGCGGGCGTGGTCTGGCAGATCGCGGAGCTGGGCAAGGTGGACCTTGGCGGAGGCGGCACCGTGGCTATGTATATGGCCAACCGGAACATCACCACGCTGGACGCCGGCGTGCCGGTGCTTTCCATGCATGCGCCCTTTGAAACCGTATCCAAGCTGGACTGCTATATGACCTATCGGGGCATCCAGGCAATCTACCAGGCGGAATAA
- a CDS encoding zinc-dependent alcohol dehydrogenase, whose protein sequence is MKATILTAPGQLAVVEKEVPVLQDGQALVRIRSTGLCGTDVMVYEGSLPPRKLPITNGHEAAGVIKGICGDPHGFSVNDAVFFRGSWGCGQCEYCRSGRAQLCRERSMLGVDIDGTMAEYAVIPTLQLFPLSEKIPFSDAQSLIGISCGLNLVHRIPEPAGKSAMIFGPGHNGLILLQLLRHAGFDRIIVVVGHRENRARLAMELGADGTVAYDDPGFQKTMESLLPEGPDVAVEASGSVAALKQCIHTVRRSGQVLVFSIYRSDADQFPVREFYNKGITVTGVKGAADYYREAEELLRRGIVRIDPLITHRFPLEKTAEAFSAFHDPEAIRIIIEQ, encoded by the coding sequence ATGAAGGCCACGATTCTGACAGCTCCAGGGCAGCTTGCGGTGGTGGAAAAGGAAGTGCCTGTGCTTCAGGATGGGCAGGCGCTGGTCCGCATCCGATCAACCGGACTCTGCGGTACGGATGTCATGGTGTATGAGGGCAGTTTGCCGCCGCGCAAACTGCCGATTACGAACGGGCACGAGGCGGCCGGCGTCATCAAAGGGATCTGTGGGGACCCCCACGGCTTCTCCGTGAACGACGCGGTCTTTTTCCGTGGAAGCTGGGGATGCGGCCAATGCGAATACTGCCGGTCCGGCAGGGCGCAGCTGTGCCGGGAGCGGAGTATGCTGGGCGTAGACATCGACGGCACCATGGCGGAGTACGCCGTCATCCCAACCCTGCAGCTCTTTCCCCTCTCGGAGAAAATTCCCTTTTCCGATGCACAATCCCTGATCGGGATCAGTTGTGGGCTCAATCTGGTGCATCGCATCCCGGAGCCGGCGGGGAAAAGCGCCATGATCTTCGGCCCGGGGCACAATGGATTGATCCTGTTGCAGCTGCTGCGCCACGCCGGGTTTGACCGAATCATTGTGGTGGTTGGCCACCGGGAAAACCGGGCAAGGCTTGCGATGGAGCTTGGCGCGGACGGCACGGTGGCCTATGACGACCCCGGATTCCAGAAGACCATGGAGTCCCTGCTGCCGGAGGGGCCGGACGTCGCCGTGGAAGCCTCCGGTTCTGTGGCCGCGCTGAAGCAGTGTATCCACACGGTGCGCAGGAGCGGGCAGGTGCTGGTCTTCAGCATCTACCGCAGCGACGCGGACCAGTTCCCGGTCCGGGAGTTTTACAACAAGGGGATCACGGTCACAGGGGTGAAAGGGGCGGCAGACTACTACCGGGAGGCGGAGGAACTTTTGCGCCGGGGGATAGTCCGGATTGATCCGCTCATCACCCATCGCTTCCCGCTGGAGAAAACCGCGGAGGCGTTTTCCGCGTTCCACGATCCGGAAGCCATCCGGATCATCATTGAGCAATAG